A region of Dictyostelium discoideum AX4 chromosome 1 chromosome, whole genome shotgun sequence DNA encodes the following proteins:
- the asnS2 gene encoding asparagine-tRNA ligase, with translation MNNIIKRFYKWPIRINEINKNNKDLIGKEIKVKGWVRNIRNQKSVSFIELGDGSSIKGLQIVGDKDSFSKLKYGSSIEVNGKLINSLGNDKEAIEVQLTEPYKLIGNCPDCYPLQPKNHSFEFLRDIAHIRSRGNSIGALLRVRNKSTQLIHQYFNDNGFINVHTPIITASDCEGGGEQFQIKSSLDTKESMFFGQPSFLTVSGQLEAEIYACSHSRVYTFGPTFRAEKSNTPRHLSEFWMIEPEMAFIDLNDNLDIAEDFCKYLIRNLLDSCKEDIEFFNKRIDTNLLSRLEKTLSTPFIRLEYKDAIQLLQNNNHPIKWGDDIQREQEKFITTHFGEIPVFVINWPKSIKPFYMRENEQTDHSNIMPTVSNMDLLVPTVGELIGGSIREERYDKLLNTINEMGMDKDQYSWYLDLRKYGTVPHGGFGLGFERFLQFVTGLQNIKDVIPIPRHQNYCKF, from the coding sequence atgaataatataattaaaagattttataaatggccaattagaattaatgaaattaataaaaataataaagatttaattggtaaagaaattaaagttAAAGGTTGGGTTAGGAATATTAGAAATCAAAAGAGTGTTAGTTTTATTGAATTGGGTGATGGATCATCAATAAAGGGTTTACAGATTGTGGGAGATAAAGACAGTTTTTCGAAATTAAAATATGGGTCATCAATTGAAGtaaatggtaaattaattaatagtttGGGTAATGATAAGGAAGCAATCGAGGTTCAATTAACTGAACCATACaaattaattggtaattgTCCAGACTGTTATCCATTGCAACCAAAGAACCATTCATTTGAGTTCCTTAGAGATATAGCGCACATTCGTAGTAGAGGTAATTCCATTGGTGCATTACTTAGAGTTAGAAATAAGTCAACccaattaattcatcaataTTTCAATGATAATGGATTCATCAATGTGCACACGCCCATTATCACCGCGAGCGATTGTGAAGGTGGTGGCGAgcaatttcaaatcaaatcatcaTTGGACACCAAAGAGTCCATGTTTTTCGGACAACCTTCGTTCCTTACAGTGTCGGGCCAATTGGAGGCAGAGATCTACGCATGCTCGCATTCCAGAGTCTATACGTTTGGTCCAACTTTTAGAGCAGAGAAATCAAATACACCAAGACATTTATCAGAATTTTGGATGATAGAACCAGAGATGGCATtcattgatttaaatgataatttagatATTGCTGAGGACTTTTGTAAGTATTTAATTAGAAATCTGTTGGATAGTTGTAAAGAGGATATCGAATTCTTTAATAAGAGAATCGACACCAATCTACTATCAAGACTTGAAAAAACTTTATCAACCCCATTCATTCGTTTGGAGTATAAAGATGCTATTCAACTATTACAAAACAATAATCATCCAATAAAATGGGGTGACGATATTCAAAGAGAACAAGAGAAATTCATTACAACTCATTTTGGCGAAATTCCAGTTTTCGTAATCAATTGgccaaaatcaattaaaccaTTCTATATGAGAGAAAATGAACAAACCGACCATTCAAATATAATGCCAACCGTTTCAAATATGGATTTATTAGTACCAACCGTTGGTGAATTAATTGGTGGAAGTATTAGAGAGGAAAgatatgataaattattaaatacaatCAATGAAATGGGTATGGATAAAGATCAATACTCTTGGTATTTAGATTTAAGGAAATATGGTACTGTACCACATGGTGGTTTTGGTTTAGGTTTTGAAAGatttttacaatttgttACTGGtttacaaaatataaaagatgTAATTCCAATTCCAAGACATCAAAATTattgtaaattttaa